The Prionailurus viverrinus isolate Anna chromosome X, UM_Priviv_1.0, whole genome shotgun sequence genome segment ACATCCACTTCCCTCTGCTATCAAAGGAAACTTCAAGTCTGAAACGGACTTGGCAAGCATGTTATTAATAACTGTCATGCTTATTAACAAATTTAATCCGGCCTGCTGCAGAAACGAGTTGCAGCAATGTGACACAGTCTCCCGACACACTTCATTGATGTACATCTTAATCTGCCCCTGATTTTCAATACTTGCATTCAAGTTATCCGGAGCACATAAAGCTTTCTCCTTAATAGCGGGGTCAGGAGTGGGGATCGTGTTTCCAACAATGGAGAGGCTGGCCAAATGACTATTGATATTGTGGACAGATGAAAAACCAGCATCCTTGGGCTGAGTAAACCACATTTTGCCCTGAATGAAAGGACACTTGGAGAGGGTAAGAACACAACTGAAATTTCTAAAGCTTTGATTACTCCAAGTATTTTTATGTTCGTAAGGGAATGGGCGCTGTTTTACTGGGTGTGTTCGATTGGCCTTGCCCCCACCTGAAGGCCTATCTTCAGTGCCTCCAGGGGCCCCAGGTTCAGTCCAATCCCCATCCTCACTCCAGGGCCGAGCCATAGTTGTGAAATCAAACCAAATCTCAGGTTCCTCCTCATCCAGCTCCTGGTCATCGTCccattcctcttcctcctcctccaacttGTTACTGTCATCTCTTCCTAATGTTAGTTTGTAAACACAGTAGCAGGCACCAGCCCCAATCATGAGTCCTGCTGCCATCCAACCCACTTCCCGAGCTCGGCCCATGCTCAGGTCTGTGCCAGTCTTTGGGTAGGATGGGAGAGGGACTTGTTCCACCTGATTGAAGAGGATGCTAAGGCCAGGGTCAGTAATGGTGGAGTGTAGTCCTCTTCAGCCTCTCTCAGGTTCCTGTAGCTCTCTTGTGATGAATCTATGGTTGAGAAATAGTATCAGGGCCTTGTGCTGTGTTTGAATTTGTGCCTCACTACACAAACAGGGTAGAGTTTGAGTTCTGGTTGAGAGAGTTGGATTATTAGCAACCTGTTTCTTTGTTATTTGTATTATTCTCTATGTACCATTGGGACCAACCATTATGCTTTCAGGCGCTACAGAAAAGGGCAGGAGATAGGGCTGTGCTATGCTATCCAGGAGGGTGGTGACATGGAGAGGCAAACCTTCAGGTAGTCTCCTCTGTCACACACCCCCACCTACAAAGCTTCACAGGCAGTTTTCCCCACCAACCTCTACCAAAGTCAGGTaaattccttcttcttcccttgtcTTCGGTTGTCAGTGCTCCTTCCACAGAGATTGATGGACAGTCTGGCAGAAGGACAGATGGAAAGACAGATAGCCGGCTTTGAAAAACTGAAAGTGTGGTTGGATGGATCAGCACTGAGAACACAGGTCCTAATACCTGCTTTTCTGAATTTTCAGCCgttgactttaaaatatttttcacaccCTCCTGACTTTTCTAACGGGggttttcccccttccccccatatCATCCGCCATTTCCCCAGCAAAGGCCGCCACACCCCTTTCCCTGCACTGAGATGGGAGGGGGTGTGGAGAAAGAAGGGGCCAGGAGAGGGCGACTCGACCAGGCCCGCGCAGTTCCCAGCCCTTCCTTCTCCGCCACCCCCATCACCAACCCCCACCCAGGGTCCAGGGCTCATCCCACCCTCAGACCGACCTGCACGGTCCCAAGGCAGTTTGCTCCTTCCCTCAGGACGACTTTTGAGGCGTCCTATGGGCCAACAGACCTACAAACCTGCAAACAGACAGGGAACCCAGGGGACAGAGTTT includes the following:
- the LOC125157525 gene encoding protein ARMCX6-like, producing the protein MGRAREVGWMAAGLMIGAGACYCVYKLTLGRDDSNKLEEEEEEWDDDQELDEEEPEIWFDFTTMARPWSEDGDWTEPGAPGGTEDRPSGGGKANRTHPVKQRPFPYEHKNTWSNQSFRNFSCVLTLSKCPFIQGKMWFTQPKDAGFSSVHNINSHLASLSIVGNTIPTPDPAIKEKALCAPDNLNASIENQGQIKMYINEVCRETVSHCCNSFLQQAGLNLLISMTVINNMLAKSVSDLKFPLIAEGSGCAELQVLKLLMGLSEKPVLAGELLGAQMLLSFMSLFMRNGNRQVLLDTLAS